The following are from one region of the Chionomys nivalis chromosome 16, mChiNiv1.1, whole genome shotgun sequence genome:
- the Bhlhe22 gene encoding class E basic helix-loop-helix protein 22, whose amino-acid sequence MAMERGLHLGAATASDDDLFLHKSLGASTAKRLEAAFRSTPPGMDLSLAPPPRERPASSSSSPLGCFEPADPEGAGLLLPPPGGGGSAGGGGGGGGVSVPGLLVGSAGVGGDPSLNNLPAGAALCLKYGESASRGSVAESSGGEQSPDDDSDGRCELVLRAGGADPRASPGAGGGGAKVVEGSSNAHLHGGAGLPPGGPTGGGGGNVGGGGGDSSSKKSKEQKALRLNINARERRRMHDLNDALDELRAVIPYAHSPSVRKLSKIATLLLAKNYILMQAQALEEMRRLVAYLNQGQAISAASLPSSAAAAAAAAALHPALGAYEQAAGYPFSAGLPPAASCPEKCALFNSVSSSLCKQCTEKP is encoded by the coding sequence ATGGCAATGGAGCGCGGGCTGCACCTCGGCGCAGCGACCGCGAGCGACGACGACCTCTTCCTGCACAAGAGCCTGGGCGCCTCCACCGCCAAGCGCCTGGAGGCGGCTTTCCGCTCCACGCCCCCAGGCATGGACCTGTCCCTGGCTCCACCGCCTCGCGAACGCCCGGCGTCCTCGTCCTCGTCGCCCCTAGGCTGCTTCGAGCCGGCTGACCCCGAAGGGGCCGGGCTACTGCTGCCGCCGCCCGGAGGAGGAGGCagcgcgggcggcggcggcggcggcggcggggtgAGTGTCCCTGGGCTGCTCGTGGGCTCAGCGGGCGTGGGGGGCGACCCGAGCCTGAACAACCTGCCGGCGGGGGCTGCCCTGTGCCTCAAGTACGGCGAGAGCGCGAGCCGCGGCTCGGTGGCCGAGAGCAGCGGCGGCGAGCAGAGCCCCGACGACGACAGCGACGGCCGCTGCGAGCTGGTGCTGCGAGCCGGGGGCGCCGACCCGCGGGCATCCCCGGGAGCGGGGGGCGGCGGCGCCAAGGTGGTGGAGGGCAGCTCCAACGCCCACCTGCACGGCGGCGCGGGCCTCCCCCCGGGGGGCCCTACGGGTGGTGGCGGCGGAAACgtcggcggcggtggcggcgacAGCAGTAGCAAGAAATCCAAAGAGCAGAAAGCGCTGCGCCTCAATATCAACGCCCGCGAGCGCCGGAGGATGCACGACCTGAACGATGCTCTGGACGAGCTGCGCGCGGTCATCCCTTATGCGCACAGCCCCTCGGTGCGGAAGCTCTCCAAGATCGCTACGCTGCTCCTCGCCAAGAACTACATCCTCATGCAGGCTCAGGCCCTGGAGGAGATGCGGCGCCTAGTCGCCTACCTCAACCAAGGCCAGGCCATCTCAGCCGCCTCTCTGCCTAGCTCAGCAGCCGCTGCAGCGGCGGCCGCTGCCCTGCACCCCGCGCTTGGCGCCTACGAGCAGGCGGCCGGCTACCCGTTCAGCGCCGGGCTACCCCCGGCTGCCTCCTGCCCCGAAAAGTGCGCCCTATTCAACAGcgtctcttccagcctctgcaaaCAGTGCACGGAGAAGCCTTAA